In Spinacia oleracea cultivar Varoflay chromosome 5, BTI_SOV_V1, whole genome shotgun sequence, a single window of DNA contains:
- the LOC110805574 gene encoding cationic peroxidase 1-like, with product MASFSLSFLQWCLISILFRSAFSQLSENFYSASCPKAHSIISHHVKNAIKKEPRMGASMLRLQFHDCGVGGCDGSNLLDDTKNSTGEKSALLNLNSARGFEVIDKIKNRLEQSCPGVVSCADILAMVGRECVFRLGGPNYTLPLGRRDSTESHRLLADAMVPIFLKGVEAQIAAFQSLGFNKNEFVALTGAHTVGMARCESYRQHIYEDKNIDPTFAASLQANCPKEGGNNNTAPIDNRTPFVFDNMYFVNLMKQKGLLATDQGLFTGKGGPTDAIVANYSSSKDNFFKEFASAIVKFGQLGVLTGTKGEIRTNCRKVNTPKA from the exons ATGGCTTCCTTTAGCTTATCATTTCTTCAGTGGTGCTTGATCTCTATACTTTTCAGATCAGCATTCTCTCAATTGAGCGAGAACTTCTATTCAGCATCATGCCCTAAGGCACACTCTATTATTAGCCATCATGTTAAAAATGCGATTAAGAAAGAGCCTCGCATGGGTGCATCAATGTTGAGACTTCAATTTCATGATTGTGGTGTTGGT GGATGTGATGGATCAAATTTGCTGGACGACACGAAAAATTCAACAGGAGAGAAGTCAGCCTTATTGAATCTTAATTCGGCTAGGGGATTCGAAGTCATTGATAAGATCAAAAATCGACTTGAACAATCATGTCCTGGAGTCGTATCTTGTGCTGATATCTTAGCAATGGTTGGACGAGAATGTGTTTTCAGG CTTGGTGGTCCAAATTACACATTACCATTAGGGAGAAGAGATTCGACTGAATCACATAGATTATTGGCAGATGCCATGGTTCCTATCTTTCTTAAGGGTGTCGAAGCACAAATTGCAGCATTTCAATCGCTAGGCTTCAACAAAAATGAATTTGTAGCTTTAACAG GCGCACATACGGTTGGCATGGCAAGATGCGAATCGTACAGACAACATATCTATGAGGATAAGAACATAGACCCGACCTTCGCGGCATCGTTGCAAGCAAACTGCCCTAAGGAAGGAGGGAATAACAACACAGCACCAATCGACAACAGAACTCCATTTGTGTTTGACAATATGTATTTTGTTAACTTGATGAAACAAAAAGGTCTTCTTGCCACAGATCAAGGACTATTTACCGGAAAGGGGGGACCCACGGACGCCATTGTAGCAAATTATAGTTCAAGTAAGGATAATTTCTTCAAGGAATTTGCTTCAGCAATAGTAAAGTTCGGACAATTGGGTGTTCTTACTGGTACCAAAGGGGAAATCAGAACTAATTGTCGAAAGGTCAATACTCCAAAGGCTTAA